Sequence from the Ereboglobus luteus genome:
CGTCAAAATGACCACCGAGCAAATCACCCGCCTCCTCGACGGACTCCGCGAGGGCGAGGGCGCGGTCAAGCTCGGCCTCGCTGAAAAAATCAATTTCGAAGTCACCCTCCTCAAGGCGATCGAGGCGAGCCGCGCGCGCGCAATCGATTCGCTCATCAAGGAACTCACCGAGCTCGCGGGGAAAAGCCCCGCCCCGGAAACGCCCGCCTCAAGCGCGGCCGATTCCAACAGCGAAAAAAAAAAGACCTGATTGAGACGCTTGAGTCGCGCCTCGCCGTCGCGCTCGCGGATTACAACGAAAAGGCGCGCCGCGACCGCGAAAAAAGCGCCGCCATGCCCTTCATCGCCGGCAACCTCGGGGGCGGCACCCTTGCAAACAAAGTCGCAAACCAAATCGAGGAAACCCGCGCCGCGTCCGAACTCGCCGACGCCGAGGACGCCGCGCCGCCCTACGCGCAGGAAAACACCGGCGATTATGCGACCGCGACCGACGCCGGCAATTATGACGACGACGCCCCGCCGTGGCTCGACACCGCGGCCGAGCAAGCCTACCTCGCCGATCAAGCAGCCGCCGCATCCGCGATGTCCTCCGCAAACTCCGGCGAAGACCCTGATGAGCAGGACGCATCCGGACTTCCCTCGCTCGACAGCCTCAAGGCGCGCATTCCCGCCGAAACACTCGAGGTGCTCGAAACATTCTTCCGCGCCAAGTTCACAACCGTGCGCAAAATCCCCAAGAAGCTGATCAAGTGAATTGCGCTTGCGCCCGGGAGCGCGGGCATCCTGCCCGCAATACGCCGCGCCGGACAAAACTCCTTTAAGCCTGCGGGCAAGATGCCCGCGCCCCCGGGCGCAATGCGTTCTTCTAACTCTGCAAAATTCTGGGATGCGTCCCGGTCGCACTCGTGTTTTATTTCCGCATTGCGGCACGGGGCGGATTTGTCAGCATTTCAAATTCTTTTCCCATGAGAACCCTCGCCAAAACACTCTCCCTTGTTGCCGCGCTGTGCGTGTTTGCAGCCACCGCAGCCACGCTCTCCGCGCAGGACATCGCCCTTCCCTCCCCGCAAAAAACCGGCGGCATGCCGCTCATGGACGCGCTCGCGAAGCGCTCCACTTCGCGCAGCTTCGATTCCAAGCGCGAGCTTTCGCAGCAACAACTTTCCAACCTCCTCTGGGCCGCGTGGGGCGTCAACCGCGGTGACGGCAGGCGCACCGCGCCCTCGGCAAACAACAAGCAGGAAATCGACATCTACGTGCTCCTCAAGCAGGGCGCGTATCGCTACGACGCCAAGGCCCACTCGCTCGTCGCCGTCGCCGCCGGCAAGGACGTTCGCGAGCTCGGCGGCTCGCAAGCCTTTGTAAAGGACGCGCCCGTCACGCTCGTGCTCGTCGCCGACCTCTCGAAACTTTCGCAAAAAACCGAGGCCGCGAAACGCGAAGTCGCCGCGGCCAACGCCGGATTCATTTCCCAAAACATCTGCCTCCACTGCGCCTCCGAGGGACTTGCCACCGGGGCGCGCATGTCGATCGACCGCGAAAAACTCGCCCCCGCGATTTCCCTCAAAAAAACGCAATGGGCCGTCATCGCCAACTCTGTCGGCTACGCGAAAAAATAAATCTCAACAAAACAATCCACCCATCATTTCCATGAAAAAAAACTCCGCAAAATCCGCATCCAAAACCCAATCCGCCGCGCCCGCGACGAATGACTCAAACGCCTCGCCAAAGGTAAAGTTCTTCAGCGGCGAGCACATTCCGCTCGAGCTGCACAAGGTGCGCGTCGTGCAAAAGCTCCACCTCGTGCCCGTCGAGCGCCGCCTCGCCGCCATGCAGGAGGCCGGCTTCAACACCTTCCAGCTTCAAACCAAGGACGTCTTCCTCGACATGCTCACCGACTCCGGTGTGAACGCCATGAGCGACAACCAGATCGCCGCCATGATGCAGGCCGACGACGCCTACGCCGGCTCGCAAAGCTTCGCCCGCCTCCAGTCCGCCGTCGAGGAGGTGTTCGGCAAAAAATACCTTCTTCCCGCGCACCAGGGCCGCGCCTGCGAAAACATCCTCGCGCAACATTTCGTGAAACCCAACAGCGTCATCCCGATGAACTACCACTTCACGACGACGCTCGCGCACATCACGCGCAACGGCGGGCGCATCGTGGAAATCCTCAGCGACGACGCGCTCAAAATCAAAAGCACAAACCCGTTCAAGGGAAACATCGACATCGCCAAGCTCGAGGCGTCCATCGCCACGCACGGCGCGGGCAACATCCCCTTCATCCGCATGGAGGCCTCGACCAATCTCATCGGCGGCCAGCCCTTCTCAATCGCCAACATGCGCGCCGTGCGCGCCATCGCGAAGAAGCACGGCATCCTGCTCGTGCTCGACGCGAGCCTCATCGGTGAGAACGCCTATTTCGTCAAGCAGCGCGAGGCGGAGTTCAAGAACGCCAGCGTCGCAAAAATCCTCCTCACAATGTGCGACCTCGCCGACATCGTTTATTTCTCGGCGCGCAAAGTCAGCTCGTCGCGCGGCGGCGGCATCTGCTCGAACAACAAGGAAATCATCGACCAGATGAAAAACCTCGTCGTGCTCTTCGAGGGCTTCCTCACCTACGGCGGCATCTCGGTGCGCGAAATCGAGTCGATGGCGGTCGGCCTGCGCGAGACGACCGACGAGACGGTCATGTCGCAAAGCCCGCTCTTCATCGAGTATCTCGTGGGCCGCCTTGAGAAGCTCGGCATCCCCGTGGTCACGCCCGCCGGCGGCCTCGGCTGCCACGTCGACGCGATGGGTTTCGTGCCGCACATCCCGCAAAAGGATTATCCCGCCGGCGCGCTCGCCACCGCGTTCTACATCGCCTCCGGCGTGCGCGGCATGGAGCGCGGCACGATGTCCAGCGTGCGCGATGTGCACGGCCACGACATCCTCGCCGACGCCGAGCTGCTGCGCCTCGCTATGCCGCGCCGCGTCTTCACGCTCTCGCAAGTGAAGTATGTCGAGGACCGTCTCGCCTGGCTCTACAAGAACCGCAACCTGATCGGCGGAATCCATTTCGTTGAGGAGCCGACGGTGCTGCGTTTCTTCAACGGCCGCCTCGCCGCCAACAGCGACTGGCCGCAAAAACTCGCCGCCAAGTTCCGCCAAGATTTCGGCGACAGCTTGTAACACCTTTTACGAGTGAGTTTCAGGCCTTAGCGGATAAGGCGCGCTCGCCGGGCGCGCCGGGAACCGCGGGAATCAAACACGGCGGTTGGCGACATTCTGCCAGCCGCCCTGCCTAAAAATGCGGCAGAAACTGTTACTCCGCGTAAAACTTATACACGCATTCCTGCGTGTAGATTTCTCCGGGACGCAGCACGGTGGAGGGGAAATTTTT
This genomic interval carries:
- a CDS encoding tryptophanase; the encoded protein is MKKNSAKSASKTQSAAPATNDSNASPKVKFFSGEHIPLELHKVRVVQKLHLVPVERRLAAMQEAGFNTFQLQTKDVFLDMLTDSGVNAMSDNQIAAMMQADDAYAGSQSFARLQSAVEEVFGKKYLLPAHQGRACENILAQHFVKPNSVIPMNYHFTTTLAHITRNGGRIVEILSDDALKIKSTNPFKGNIDIAKLEASIATHGAGNIPFIRMEASTNLIGGQPFSIANMRAVRAIAKKHGILLVLDASLIGENAYFVKQREAEFKNASVAKILLTMCDLADIVYFSARKVSSSRGGGICSNNKEIIDQMKNLVVLFEGFLTYGGISVREIESMAVGLRETTDETVMSQSPLFIEYLVGRLEKLGIPVVTPAGGLGCHVDAMGFVPHIPQKDYPAGALATAFYIASGVRGMERGTMSSVRDVHGHDILADAELLRLAMPRRVFTLSQVKYVEDRLAWLYKNRNLIGGIHFVEEPTVLRFFNGRLAANSDWPQKLAAKFRQDFGDSL
- a CDS encoding SagB/ThcOx family dehydrogenase, translated to MRTLAKTLSLVAALCVFAATAATLSAQDIALPSPQKTGGMPLMDALAKRSTSRSFDSKRELSQQQLSNLLWAAWGVNRGDGRRTAPSANNKQEIDIYVLLKQGAYRYDAKAHSLVAVAAGKDVRELGGSQAFVKDAPVTLVLVADLSKLSQKTEAAKREVAAANAGFISQNICLHCASEGLATGARMSIDREKLAPAISLKKTQWAVIANSVGYAKK